The window TCAAGAATGGGATAACAACCATGTATGCTTGTAAATCTGACTTGTGAGTCAGTGCCTTAGCGTCATACAGTACGCTTGTAAATCTGACTCTGAGTCAGTGCCTCACCAACCCCAACCGCACGTCCCTGCCTGActattttctttgaaaaaaaaaagatgaaataatGGAGCAGAGATTAGCATGGACGCTGTCAAGGCGGCACTTTTAGCATAACCAAATGCAttgcaaaacacaacaaataaggattattattatttcatttacgTATATAATAGAATTTAGAAGTGGCACAGTGAACATCCAGAGGTGTCGAGGTTCCCATATTCAGCATGACTAATGATTCCTCATGTCTGATCTTGTAAAGTCTGTCAGTTCCACCCTTAGCGCCTCTGGTAGGTCGTAGCAGATCCTGCTGACATCAAAACATGTTCTGTAAGGTAGCAGGTCCTCTACTTTAAATTTGTCATTCTGTCCAGTCCACACTGTTAGAGAATACCTGCACAAGACaaaagtgtatatatatatatatttcttttaaacaaTTCATTGTTCAAAATTTTTTAATATGCACAAGCACATCATGGGGCAATTGTAACACATACAGTAATTCTCTCATGCATTAATTAATAGAGAAGGCTTCCCCAATGTTGCTCAAGTAACTGATGGGACCTTTTGATAACAAAACTGCATCGATATCTGAATGATGGAGGGACAGGTTTGTACACAATTCATATGCTGTAGCTGTATTCCTGTGAGACCTCACTTGGCAAAACTAAGCTGTTTCTGTACCGTGACTGATTGAATGAATCATCGCACTCATCTACTTTCACCTTTTCTGCTTTGTGCTGCACCACTCACCTAAATCACAATAGGAAGCACAGTTTGAGCCGCCTACGCAGTCTGTGGGCCCAAGAACACATTGCCTTGTTGTTCCACTTGCTCACTAGATGTTTGTCAAGGCTAGATGTGGGCAAAGTGTCTGCTTACTTAATTTCAAAACTAAATAATACCAGTTTGCACAATTACATTGCAAAGGTTACATTATACTAAAGTTCATGAGCATACATGCAGTGATGGGgccaggttttttttcactggggtgggggggggctgcagaagctggggTGGCCAGGATAACCATACAATcacaattataaatatatattttacaaaatatgtatattttacataggctccggcacgcccgtgacccccgtggggactggatggatggatggatcgatattttacaaaatatacaGGCTGTACAATATTCAATATACAAGACAGTTTAATATACAACAATGATACATTGtgtacaaacaaaaactgaacTTCACACGTCAAAATCATGTTCACAATACATTGTGTTCACAACCAGGTTACCTCAAGTTCACAAgcattcaaaaaagaaaaattctgCGGTTGTGGTGACATGAAGCAAACTGTTTATTGATATTAAGGGTACAATCCATCATCTGCCATTGTTGTCCTGATGTGGGTTTTGATTAATTTAAGGGCAGAGGAACTTAGTATTTCACAGGTTGCTGTGCTAACTGGAATCACAATAGAAATTTTACTTAACCTAAAAAATTCATGGAACAAGTAGCAGGTCTCTCTGCACTTTTCTCACTTCTTAAAAGCCATCTTGTTTGATGAACCTCATGCTTGCTTATAGGAAACTATTTTGAGGTAATTCTCTATCTGCGCGGTAAAACTGGTGTTTGAAACAAGGTTTTTCGCAATTGTTGCACTCATTGGGTCGGCAGTCAGTCAGCTGAACAGGACAGCCACATATAATTTAAGTTAAATCTAAGTTAAACAGTCCAGCGCTTTCTCTACTAGCAAATTACATTGCCTTGGTTGATTTTAGTTTACCAATTTAAGACGTACATTCACCTGCATCAACAGggttttcttctttcctgACGCTACTCTGTGTgtctctccccctccctctgAACGGCCAGAGTGCGGCACGCACGCCTGTTCTGCTAAGGATGCATTAAAGTGCGCTGGTAAATTGGAATTTTATTTGGAAATGCATGAGAAAACATGGCCATTTTCAGCGGAGAGGCACCAGGGGTGGCAAGGGCTTTGATGGGGGTGGTAATTGCCACCCCAGCCACCCCTCTGGCTTCGCCACTGCATACACGTTGCATTAATTTGCGGCTTTTAATGAATGAGTTGATCAGATCATTTTGAATGGTAGAATGATGCAACagaatttaaataatttttacatttgactaCTCTTCAGCAGGATTGGTTGATCATGTACCTGGTTTTCAGGCACAAACATAATTTCTACATACATTACATAGGGTTGGGCATTGGGATGGCCATTCCAGAAGATGCTTTATGCATTCCATAACCACTATATGCATGGGATCATTGTCTGTTGGTCaccattgttgttgttattgtcaaaAGTTCAAAAATGTTCTCTCACACATCTTGATGGTTCCCGAGTTGAAAATTTGTCAAATTCACCTCAAATCAACAGCTTGACTGATAAAACTGCAACACTATTGATGCgccaatgatccaaaacacacGTTGAGACTGGTTTTGGAACGGATAATGCTGAATATACGCTTCTCAAATGAGCTGATCTCAATTGGTTTTATTTggttaaataaaaatctatttgGGGTGATATGATTCACTGTATCTGTAGCAGTTATTCTACTTAATAAACATTACAACAACAGCAAATAAAGTGTGCATGAGAGATGTCACCTGTCTGACTGTTGCAGCAGCCATGCGAGTTGAGAGACAGACTGGGCCAAAAGGGCCGCCCGTACTGGGAAGGTGACAAGATGTTCCAAGCCTCGACAGATGTCCTGCATCTCATGCACCATTTCCCAACTGTAACCTAAAAAAATCGGTTATGTCATATTTACTCTTAGAATTGATTACGTCGATTGAAATGATTGGGTCGATTATTTCATTAACATCCTCACGGCGAAAGCTGTTGtgaaagcgctatacaaataaagaggtattgtattttaatttgacagTGGTTAGCGCGCATCTACAAAGTTTGCCAAAGTTGATGTACTATAATAACACTTTACTCACTTAGGACttataaaatagaaaacaaatagTGAAATACAATACCAGACTGCCCTACTCGGATGCTTTTTTTGGCTCACTTTTCCCACAATAATCACGCCATTCTACATGTATACTTGATTAATGTCGATAGCATAGATGAAGCAAGCTATGCTTAGCTAACTTAGgtgaataatattttttcaaagccCCAGTCTTGATCTGAAAATGTGAATAGACATGCAGTAATTAGTTGAACCAACAAATTCATGACAAACTAACAGCATTACTGCATTGAAAACCcatcaaatgcaaaatacaGAAATCGATCGACTGAAAGTGAATGAATAATACATCTGTCAGTGACTTTTGGGACGAAACACGGAAAAAAGGATGCTGACACATCATGTAACGTACACATGAGGAAAACATGCACAATTAATATTTCAGCAGTTACTTATCCTAGCCTGTGGTATATAGACATGTAAATACACATACCCTAACATCAAACAGCCACGATAATAGCCAAGATGCACCCTCACCTGGATTGTCAGTCCCTGTGGTCCACTTTGTGATCCAGCCAAGGGAGAGTACAATATTAGTGGGAAGAGACTTTACAGCTGCCAAGAAAGCTTGAGGCTCCAGTGGTTTGTTCGGAATTCCAGGTCCTGGAAGGATATCGGCATTGACCCACACAGGAGAGGTCATCTGAACCAACGCTTGCTGCAACAGGGCCACGGAAAGAGACACCGCCTCCAGGCTGCATGGAAGCACGAAAATTGGGTAAACATCATGTCAGCTCTCACAAATTAGAAAGAATGTAATCTCACCTCTTGAAGTCTAGCTTGATCCCCTTGTCATGCAATGTGACACATTCAAGCCACTCTTTCAATGTGATGTCACTGTCAGTGTCAGGAGGGTGGCCCATGACTGGCTCCTTAGGGTCATAGCCTCTTACAATTATGTCAGCCTCAATCATATGAGTAGGACCTTAGTGCAAAAGGAGTTTGATTTAAAAGGTTTAAGTCAACCCCtacattttctttgtattaTGTTCTGTGCAACCCAAATGGTTGAAACACAGCGTTGTGATTCtttcatttgtggaatattaaTTAAGCAGACAAAATCTCccttttttatccatctcagggggcgaCAATTTTCCCACTTACTATTGAGTGATTTActtactattttatttatttttttacacatttttaacactgttagtgttttttcttcacggcagttgttagctgtgtgtccagatctcaacctggagaagtggattgtactctgtcaggcctctacactaaaaCCTGTCCAGCTtcggtgtcccacctgaagattaaagcttctgctggtattgctcttagggtcactgaggcacgcaacccccctgaccacaataaggtggcaatctctcaggggggggggggggggggggggcggcaacatataatatgaatgttatattaactattatttgagttgtcgttaatcattagttatatcacgggtcattacgacgagtttggtggagtttttactgcttcttccaactcctaccgcgctgactgtaacttgacactctggctgcgtcttgcctcatttgcatactcacagtgattggatgtttacggaggggcgcggagtcctgacagcaggctgtgtgagcacacacactgcaccgacatgagagaagagagggggctgattaacgtgtgtttctatcagcggatttttcacttctaaaagtttgattcgagggggcaggacatctgtttgagggggcgttgccccctcttgcccctgcgtagagccggcactggtCTGGAAGTGTAAATCCTTGGTTGAAATCGGGATGGGACTAGATAAGCAGAATTGCTTCAACCTGCCTCCCTTTTCTACAAGTCATTAATCTTCATTTATCCTCATGAGGTTCGCGGGGGTGCTCGAGCCTATCCAAGCAGGAAACACAgattacagattttttttgtctcatgtATTCAGGGTTGACTGATCATGTATGTGGGTTGTTCTGATTGTACTGTTAAGCATGCTTAACAGCCAATATGGAGCATATCCCAATGCCCATAAATTACACTTGGTGACTAGCGAATTTATGGGACGTTGCTAAGAGAAACCAGATGTCCCACCTTGAAGAGCTTCGGTCAGTTTGCTTCTGCTGTTCACTGCGTGTGACCATCGCAGCTCAGCAGCGTCTCTCTTCTTTAGCTGACCCTGAAAATACTCCGCCGCCTGCTCACACATCGTTTTAACATCAAATTATACCATTACAGGAGGTCGGGCTTTCTCCGACTTTCAACTAAGAAAAGTGCACTTGAACGCCCCTTCG is drawn from Syngnathus acus chromosome 9, fSynAcu1.2, whole genome shotgun sequence and contains these coding sequences:
- the fam151b gene encoding protein FAM151B isoform X4; this encodes MCEQAAEYFQGQLKKRDAAELRWSHAVNSRSKLTEALQGPTHMIEADIIVRGYDPKEPVMGHPPDTDSDITLKEWLECVTLHDKGIKLDFKSLEAVSLSVALLQQALVQMTSPVWVNADILPGPGIPNKPLEPQAFLAAVKSLPTNIVLSLGWITKWTTGTDNPGYSWEMVHEMQDICRGLEHLVTFPVRAALLAQSVSQLAWLLQQSDRICYDLPEALRVELTDFTRSDMRNH
- the fam151b gene encoding protein FAM151B isoform X1, with amino-acid sequence MCEQAAEYFQGQLKKRDAAELRWSHAVNSRSKLTEALQGPTHMIEADIIVRGYDPKEPVMGHPPDTDSDITLKEWLECVTLHDKGIKLDFKSLEAVSLSVALLQQALVQMTSPVWVNADILPGPGIPNKPLEPQAFLAAVKSLPTNIVLSLGWITKWTTGTDNPGYSWEMVHEMQDICRGLEHLVTFPVRAALLAQSVSQLAWLLQQSDRYSLTVWTGQNDKFKVEDLLPYRTCFDVSRICYDLPEALRVELTDFTRSDMRNH
- the fam151b gene encoding protein FAM151B isoform X3, whose protein sequence is MCEQAAEYFQGQLKKRDAAELRWSHAVNSRSKLTEALQGPTHMIEADIIVRGYDPKEPVMGHPPDTDSDITLKEWLECVTLHDKGIKLDFKSLEAVSLSVALLQQALVQMTSPVWVNADILPGPGIPNKPLEPQAFLAAVKSLPTNIVLSLGWITKWTTGTDNPGYSWEMVHEMQDICRGLEHLVTFPVRAALLAQSVSQLAWLLQQSDSRICYDLPEALRVELTDFTRSDMRNH
- the fam151b gene encoding protein FAM151B isoform X2, translated to MCEQAAEYFQGQLKKRDAAELRWSHAVNSRSKLTEALQGPTHMIEADIIVRGYDPKEPVMGHPPDTDSDITLKEWLECVTLHDKGIKLDFKSLEAVSLSVALLQQALVQMTSPVWVNADILPGPGIPNKPLEPQAFLAAVKSLPTNIVLSLGWITKWTTGTDNPGYSWEMVHEMQDICRGLEHLVTFPVRAALLAQSVSQLAWLLQQSDSLDKHLVSKWNNKAMCSWAHRLRRRLKLCFLL
- the fam151b gene encoding protein FAM151B isoform X5, translated to MCEQAAEYFQGQLKKRDAAELRWSHAVNSRSKLTEALQGPTHMIEADIIVRGYDPKEPVMGHPPDTDSDITLKEWLECVTLHDKGIKLDFKSLEAVSLSVALLQQALVQMTSPVWVNADILPGPGIPNKPLEPQAFLAAVKSLPTNIVLSLGWITKWTTGTDNPGYSWEMVHEMQDICRGLEHLVTFPVRAALLAQSVSQLAWLLQQSDR